Within Sebastes fasciatus isolate fSebFas1 chromosome 19, fSebFas1.pri, whole genome shotgun sequence, the genomic segment CTGCAATCTAATGTAAAATGCTGAAAAGTGAGTTGcgattcctcctcctcctcctcctcagtatCCTGTTGTGTAATCGCCTACTTCCACTATATCCAAGGCACATTTTGAGTTTGCTGCCTTTAGATTCATACATAAGACCCATTACTTCCAATGGAGGACCATTGACTGTCACTTACTcctgtttatttattacaaagCCTGTCTGTTGGGTGTGAGCAGCTCAACTTGTACGTTTAGTGCTCTTCTCTTCttgaaatacatacatacacacacacacatatatacatatatatatatatatatatatatggatgaataaaactgtttcatcaactttattctttatttttgtctACAAAGTTCTTGTGACAGAAAACCATCACTAAGTAAATGATTGATATTCAACAGTAAAACACCTCAAGTGATcagtagagctgtcaaagtaaacgcgaTGATAACACGTTATCtcataacgccactaatttctttaacgcattaacgcaccttgagatttttaggttgtagtgggctcagttttaaagctagagtgaagatactggtatcatatgaaactagaaaacctaagtaaTGTGatgctagcttgtcacaaaggaggataaataacgctgcaacattttggtgaggaaaaactggcatggccattttcaaaggggtcccttgacctctgacctcaagatatgtgaatgaaaatgggttctatgggtacccacgagtctcccctttacagacatgcccactttatgataatcacatgcagttttggagtaagtcatagtcaagtcagcgcactgacacaccaacagctgttgttgccttttgggcttgagtttgttatgatttgagcatatttttatgctaaatgcagtacctgtgagggtttcttgacattagttgtcattgttttgtgttgttaattgatttccaataataaatacatagatatatttgcaaaaagcaagcgtatttgcctactcccatgttgataagagtactaaatacttgacaaatctccctttaaggtacatttcgaacagataaaaaatgtgtgattaatttgcgattaattgcgattaattatggacaatcatgtgattagtaacaattaaacattttaattgaatGACAGCCTTAGTGATCAGACATATTTGAAAAGGATTTTATTGGAATTACTTGTAAAACTAGTTAAAAATACTCCGTCTCAAAAGAAGAGGAGCATACTCCAACAGAACACATCCGAGATGTCAATTTCAAGGTTCTTTTCTGAGTGGGTTCGTGGTTTGTCAATGATTGCCACAGAACCACATGATCGACTTTCCCCGTCCTCTAACATGCGTGTGAGAACCAAGGTGACAGATTAGAGAAGTTTACAAGCTAGAATCATATGATTCAGTTCCTGAATCTGAGCCCTGTCTGATGACGTCTGACTGTGAATCTAAACTCCGAGCGTGAGTTTGATTTAAGTTTAACTCAAAAACACTGCAAATCAATATGCAATACTTTGTTGTTGCTCGCAAAATGTTGCTTTTTAAGCACTCAAAAACATAAAAGTCTTCAGGATGCGTTTCACTTTCAAGCTGCAGTAGCAGTGTCTTATCAACAAGCTCTCCTTTTCTCACTTTGATCATCTGTAGTGTTAAAACACCTTGTTTAGTAAAATACTGTGTAGTAGCTAGAGAAGTCTGTTATGGTAGACCAGAAAACCTAcaatacacaaattacagaaaCAAACGCAACCACAAGCTTTGCATGACTTCCCCTCTCTGAGTTGTGTTGTACCTCTGCTGTGGACAATTCCAATCCAttttaagataaataaacagaaagatAATAGTTTAAACAAGCAGCGCTCCCTCCCCTGGATACTGAAATCCAAATTTCAAATGCATTACTCGTTTAGATGTTAGCAACTTTGTATTTCCAGTTAAAGTGTTTCCAAGTTAACAACTGAGTCCCGAGGCCACAaagcaaagagagacagaagactGAAACAGGCGACGGACAATCAGAATGATTTTGTGCATTGAAGTTTTCACATCCAGATGAGTGTTATGCGACAGTAGTGTGCGTTAGGCTGAATTCACATCAAATCAGGCGTTGCGGCGATTACTTTTAGTTACTTGAAAAGTAGTCCCGGTGCAGTGGGGTAACATTTTCTGACGACATCCGTCACAAATGGTGACCTCATGAGTTGAAACTATGGCTGGGATCTATAGCTTGGTTACGTGATTAGCCACCACAGGCCGACGTCGGGTTGCGCTTCTCCAAAACTTTTCGCTGCAGGCCTCTGTGGTTTTTTTGGCACCCCAGCTGCAGGTTAAACGCACTACCCATATTcaaatgaatgggaggactgGTGTTTTCAACGCAGCGCCTGATTTGGTGCAAATGCAGCCTTAGTATTGTGTAGCTCATTCTTCAGTTTACAAGGACTTCCCCTCTCGTGCACTCATAGTGTTAAAAATCTTCACAAACATTAACTGCGCCCAGAGGAAAAAACACGCTGAAATTAGTCAATCAAGTAGTTTCCCATTTAGTATCCAGAGCATAAGATCCTTTTaactcggggggggggggggtgaaaaaggaaaaaaatccatCCTCTGCCGGAACTGTCCATACCATCAGATCCGACCCAGGAGAGGGAATGAGATGAAATAACCGAGGACGGAGCCCGCGATGACCCCGAGGAAGATCCAGGTGTTGTAGGACATGACACACAGCATCAGCATGTAGCCCAGAGTCACCTGCAGCATGTGGAGGGCTGTCTGGATACCGTGCAGCAACCAGCTGCAGATGAAGGAGAGGAATACATGAGTTACACCAGGTGCAATACATCTATATGAGAGGATCATTACCTCCAATACTTTATTCAGTAAAACAGTGTGAATTCAGTCTGTCAAGATGACGGCTTTTGCAAGTCAAGGACTTAAGTTAcatattgtttttgtgttcaATCATTATGGCATAATAGGTGACACTTTTGACACCATTTAACAGAAAGGGAGGCCAATGTTCAGTTTCACATATCCAGTATATAGtgtgtgagaaacactgaaCTCTGCATGAATGCAGATGCACAGATAAAAATCACAAAGCAAACCACGCACAGGAACAACAGGACGCGGTGGAATGATACGAGGCTCAGATATATCACTGCTGTTGTGCAGCTTAACCCAAATGACGAACCTATAATATTCACTGAGATCACTAAACTCTACACGTTTGATTTATCAAAAAACAAACTGCCTCATCGGGGTCAAGAAAGCACAAAGAATATGACTGCTTTTACATGTAGGATTTCATGTTGACTGctatggaagcccatttctgccattaaaagaaaaaataaataagaaaagttagtcatgatttaaaaaaaaaagtacatggtatgtcaatattttgacattgaATTTTGAAATTAAAGGACTGCACTAATTATCATTTGATCTGCttccaaatttttttttattttattttttttttagcattatcTTATAtccattatttatattttacagcAAAATCTATGAGAAAAGACTAAATTATCACATTGTAGATTATGTTTACTTCAACCTAACTGTATTTCACAAGGACCCTGACCTGTTTCTGGTGTTTGGATCCGTAGGGGGTGACTCCATGGGGGTCAGCGAGGATTCGGAGGGGCTGCTTTCCAGTGCGGATGTGCTTTCGCTGCGGGAGGATGTAGCGGCGGTGTACAGACACGGAGGCTGAGCCAGCTTAGATTTACTCCCCAGCCTCACCCTCCACACTTTGAGCACCTCGTAGAAGACCGTCAGCAGAAAGACCACCAACACTGACAGCACCATCCCTGGGGACACAAATACACCACACAGCAATggtataatagttttgaattttcaattagtttttattttattttagttttgacttttcaatttcattttggTTTAGTAAGTTTTCAGAGcatgtttgctagttttagtttttcagaaaagtttagttttagtttttatatatttagttttagtttgtttttgttagggtcaggtataatgtctcagaagtatgtagctatatACATGCAacatacatggttggagaactgtgtaggaatggctaTAATGTTTATTCTTCACGCTACTTTAGTGAAGCAATTGCAGCATAGCGTTCATCTGGAATGACAAGtctgttcaatttctgtggttgaatgtcacgagagttgacggGAATTCATTCCGTCTCCTTTTTTCAGTAGTGacatattatagctaaaaaaaactaaaactgaaatgaatttacgttcatttttattttatttttattagttttatacCCAGGCAATATcgttttaatttagttttagtttttcttaaaggatatagtttttatttagtttcagtaaGTTTACttaatatatttttcattgcttatttttgttttagtttcagtttactataataactctgccacacacacacacacaattaactCACACAGTTGAACTCAGTGTCATAAAATCTCTCACTTAAAGGTCtaattgataacattttagacaaatatttaaaaataataatacatccacagggCTTTTAGAAAGTATGGctcttcctgaaaaaaaaataatattaggaTTGTGAAAAAAATTTTTGCCAGgccaaaaataaatgttttgtttatctctgtgtaagatatctgacgtttggttcctacttttaacaaagcttgtgagccaatagtaaaacaacgttggcaTCACGTGATACCTCTGGGTCGTCGTCAATTAGTGTGGacaaaacggataaatggctgagacggtaagtgcctggcaaccacttgttgtgaagtaaatgcaatggaacgggggagggagaatgaaaCATCTAgtagctgaatgttatcaatgttatcaattgcACCTTTAATGCCTTAATGGCATAGTTCAACACTTTCTTGCCGTATTAGATAAGAATCACAACttattttctaataataatTCTAGTTAATTTCATTGAGGCTCAACCAAGTGTGACGCCTGCACTCTACTACATGccacaaaaatgtattaattagtaCATTTCGATCCAACTTGGCTCTTCGTCAGATCAGAACGCTTCAGTGGAAACCACACCCCATGTTTATACATCTGTAAATCATACACACAATAGGCAAACTCTATTATGGCAGGTGTGGTTCATCCAAAACAACAATTAACAATTCAACAAAGTACATAGAAAAGGTACATAGTAATACTTCTAAATatcatacatactgtacgttATATTGAAATTCACACATCACATATATCACAATCACATATATCAGAAACTACATATTGAATACATGTTTGAGTCTAAAAACCCTTCTAAAAATATTATCTAGAATCCAATCACAATAAGGAAAAAAGACACACCTGTTGTATTTTTTCATTCAACATTTTTTCAAATCTGTGTCAGAGTCCAGAAAACTATAACTATGTATAGGAAGAGCTATCATGGTACAATCACCATTACAACCGAATGTGTTAACACAGCATTAAACAGAGATGCACTGAGAAGTTTGGCATAGTCTGTCAGACGAAAGAAGTGGTTTCATAgataaatcatgtttatagtcCTCAAAGTGAGGTACAGCTCAGTAATATATTACTGCATCTCGGTCACAATTCTTTAATAACCAAATTTATTCGTATAAAGTGCTCCAGggcatatttttgtaggccaaacaTGAAGTTGGCATCGccttggttccctcgacaaaaagccaatggcaTTTTgctattgggttttggattattgcagaaaataagctctgtagcaaacacacatttatgatacttatacaTTTTGtccagcaagataatcttcacaaatgaacaccacttgtGTGATTTTTGACGCGGGAACGGAATCACCAGTAGTAAAAagcgaggctgtaaaggcggacgagtttagtagtctcattaaaccacttgttagcaaccgcctttttaaagacacataaaagcttcaaaattcacaagtgggatatttattgatgtattttatctCGTAGatcaaaacgttaaaatctcttaagcttgtgttaaccacagaccttatttcaggcatctaactaaaaaaaaacattaaaaaaacccattgacttcctgACGAGGGAAccaaaagtgctaaaatgctgactcatttctgggttttaggactcattcctgcagcactctattagcTCCAAAATCCCGGTATTGGTCAGGCTCCAATACTGAACACACAGTGAAAACGATTATAGATCATGGTGCAGGAGTGGCTTGAGTCGTTCCTATGGATGTTCTGGTTAATTTTTTACTATGAAACCAGGTCAACGTTTGAATCCACTCTAACTGATGTGACTCCAAAACTGATGACAGCTGCTACGCTCCACAAATCAAAAGACTACCAACTTTTCAGAGCCCTCTTTCAAGCTTACAGACCTGAAATATAGGCTTCCAGTGGAACATTCCTATTAAAAATACACGAAAATACACAAAATAGACGTTATATAAACTTCTCCTAATGTCTATTGACACACAGTAGGTTTTAACCAGATGAACTGGTTCCAAGAATTTATTAGTACTGGGAGAGGTTCGTCTGGAGTGAACGGCTGCTCTCCGTGACATCTTACCTGCAGGACCGTGCACATCCCAGAAGTCAAACAGCAGCGTCACGCTGCTCGACACTCCAAAAGTCATCTAAAAAGGAAGatgagaaaaatattaaaacctcTAAACGGCTGTGTGCGCTTCACTGGGTAACTGCTGAGCTTAAAGTAGGTTATGATTAAGTTTAAAGGCACCGTTCTAATTCATAAACATAATGAAAGCAGGGAATAGGTGTTACAACAACGCTGCTGACCTCAGCCTCTTTCCCACCAAGATCAGTCATGTAAGACTGAGAGCTACTGCACTTCTCTGTGATcagtctcctcctcccttttctgGTGCAATGACTCAGAACGTCTTTGATTACAGATCCAAGCACAcacgcattttttatctgttcaaaatgcaccttaaaaggagatttgtcaagtatttaatacttttaacaacatgggagcgggcaaatatgcttgctttatgcaaatgtatgtctatatttattattagaaatcaactaacaaccctcacaggtactgcttttagcataaaaaaatatgctcaaatcataacatggcaaactgcagcccaacaggcaacaacagctgtcagtgtgtcagtgtgctgacttgactatgacttgccccaaactgcatgtgattatcataaagtgggcatgtctgtaaaggtgagactcatgggtacccatggaacccattttcattcacatatcttgaggtcaggggtcaagggacccctttaaaaatggccatgctagtttttcctcgccaaaatttaacggacgtttggagcgttatttagcgacaacctagtatgacatggttggtaccaatggattccttcaaATTCGTCACTTCTAAGTGTAAAAATAAGCTTCTCACTGGACTCAACCAAAGCCTAGTCCTGAGTTTGACCCACTGATCCACCACAACCTGGTCCATGTGCAgtctttgtcgctctttatatgACTAAAAGTATATTCAACTTGGCCGGGTGTAGCCGAATAGCTGCCGTGTGACTACTCTCACTCGGGTGCAAATAGACACTCTGTAATAACACATacttttaaacaaaaatatttgcatttcagaataaaacaaaGGCAGATAATAAACACCATGGATCAATAAAGAACAGTATAATATatgcatgaaaaaaatataaagacaTACTTCCATAATGTGAAACTGAAGAAAAACCAAACATGCCTGGGAGAAGTGGCGTTCTACTCCTTCTGTTTCTAAACTTGTATTGTGGGATATTCATACTATGTGCATGCAGAATTATCTCCATACTTTCTATGTATTATGCCAGACTCAATACCTCCTCTGTTCTACATATCATTTTTGGGATTCCTTAaactaaaaaaatttaatttacgTTGTTCCGAACAAATACCTATTCAGCTGATCTAGCCCCACAATTACAGGAAGCATTGTACCACAAAAGCACACTCTGTTCTGCCGTGCTGCCGTCGACGTGTGACGGACAGAGGAATGTACTGTTTGTGTGGGTCTG encodes:
- the slc31a2 gene encoding protein SLC31A2 isoform X1, giving the protein MTDLGGKEAEMTFGVSSSVTLLFDFWDVHGPAGMVLSVLVVFLLTVFYEVLKVWRVRLGSKSKLAQPPCLYTAATSSRSESTSALESSPSESSLTPMESPPTDPNTRNSWLLHGIQTALHMLQVTLGYMLMLCVMSYNTWIFLGVIAGSVLGYFISFPLLGRI
- the slc31a2 gene encoding protein SLC31A2 isoform X2, producing MLNTSLEQQHLARVRVVYDGRLESITAVTCGSKFTMMSMTFGVSSSVTLLFDFWDVHGPAGMVLSVLVVFLLTVFYEVLKVWRVRLGSKSKLAQPPCLYTAATSSRSESTSALESSPSESSLTPMESPPTDPNTRNSWLLHGIQTALHMLQVTLGYMLMLCVMSYNTWIFLGVIAGSVLGYFISFPLLGRI